Proteins found in one Kangiella sediminilitoris genomic segment:
- a CDS encoding mechanosensitive ion channel domain-containing protein translates to MKNSTLTQLLLLFCLTFTLGLNPAHSASSNDPLNLLKEEKESDGPEVPNIKDMSSRWWNQYAEIEEAASFEKHFTKFIDKLDQEVQAVEVTRKGEFLERIAIIRNLAQEYKKLHYKAKEYFDVPEAAISQENYNVDEFLEINQLRRQVAFLREQTLEEIKRVNQSIQQTTNTIDVLKVSYLNSEEGSNEQLAIVLNWVNSQLSKAIENQLLSNLEARENSLRTELDSLLNTLDQAKGRINFEPFAEKKRQQLENQKSDLEEQLKQLNLKLSRDISETSIGFTSYEILKLDLSLTLLAYREVLLKLQRAKQQDKLAEIESLESRAMADIDEVRTVIEESLDVVQLAEKEISKAEALARDTLLSSDINLQQQGAETNRDLQKLSEERRKKAQQLLKSMSDVRANISDNQLLLSILRDVEDIQQSGLNKTWDSIKEVTLDIWDATVALVNRPLFSINERPITLLPLIQLCFIILIGFLVSKLVSFLVHRFEKKHKVKNNSSLYLLHRLIHYLIIFIAAVAGFSALGLNLSNLTLIAGALSVGIGFGLQNLVSNFVSGLTIMFEKTLKVGDYIELEDGTTGQVKEIKTRSTRINTNDNIDVIIPNSYMVTNIVTNWTLKESTRRVRIPFGVAYGTDKEIVRKAAIEAANNVQYTLKNIPGKEPDVWLTDFGDNSVNFLMLVWVAHYGVRRPTRIQSIYMWELDTALKKYGIEIPFPQRDVHLNIVKDEDKHTLPLQSVTGESLPLDDDEKTKGSESKK, encoded by the coding sequence ATGAAGAATTCCACGCTGACTCAACTTCTTTTGTTGTTTTGCCTTACCTTTACGCTTGGCCTCAATCCGGCTCATTCAGCGAGTAGTAATGATCCGCTAAACCTGTTGAAAGAAGAAAAAGAATCAGATGGTCCAGAGGTGCCCAACATCAAGGACATGAGTAGTCGTTGGTGGAATCAATATGCTGAGATAGAAGAAGCTGCTAGTTTTGAAAAACATTTCACTAAGTTCATTGATAAATTAGATCAGGAAGTGCAGGCCGTAGAGGTGACCCGCAAGGGAGAATTCCTGGAACGAATTGCTATAATTCGCAATCTTGCGCAGGAGTATAAAAAGCTTCACTACAAAGCCAAAGAGTATTTTGACGTTCCAGAGGCTGCCATATCTCAAGAAAATTATAATGTAGATGAGTTTTTGGAAATTAATCAGCTGCGTCGACAGGTAGCATTTTTACGTGAACAGACTTTAGAAGAAATCAAGCGTGTTAATCAAAGCATCCAGCAAACCACGAATACTATTGATGTTCTAAAAGTATCCTATCTGAATAGTGAAGAAGGAAGTAATGAGCAACTTGCGATTGTTCTTAATTGGGTAAATAGTCAGCTAAGTAAGGCTATTGAGAATCAGTTATTGTCAAACTTGGAGGCTAGAGAGAACAGCCTTCGGACTGAACTTGATTCGCTGCTTAATACGCTGGATCAAGCTAAGGGAAGAATTAACTTCGAGCCTTTTGCGGAGAAAAAGAGACAGCAGTTAGAAAATCAGAAGTCTGATCTGGAAGAGCAGTTAAAACAATTAAACTTAAAGCTTAGTCGCGATATTTCAGAGACCAGTATTGGTTTCACCAGCTATGAAATTTTAAAGTTAGATCTTTCGTTAACTCTTCTTGCCTACCGTGAAGTTTTATTGAAACTCCAAAGAGCTAAACAACAAGATAAGTTAGCCGAAATAGAGAGTTTAGAATCCCGAGCGATGGCGGATATTGATGAAGTTCGTACCGTTATTGAGGAGTCGCTTGATGTGGTACAGCTCGCTGAGAAAGAGATATCCAAGGCAGAAGCGCTGGCTCGCGATACATTGTTATCCTCTGATATCAACCTGCAGCAACAAGGTGCTGAGACTAATAGGGATTTACAAAAACTTTCTGAGGAACGACGGAAAAAAGCGCAACAATTATTAAAGTCTATGTCTGATGTTCGTGCAAACATTAGTGACAATCAGTTGCTCCTGTCAATATTGAGGGATGTAGAAGATATACAACAGTCAGGCCTCAATAAGACCTGGGACTCCATCAAGGAAGTTACCTTGGATATTTGGGATGCTACAGTAGCTTTAGTAAACCGCCCTCTATTCAGCATTAACGAGCGCCCGATCACGCTGTTACCTTTGATTCAACTATGCTTTATTATTTTAATAGGTTTTCTGGTTTCAAAACTGGTTAGCTTCCTTGTCCACCGTTTTGAAAAAAAACATAAGGTTAAAAATAACTCATCCCTATACCTGTTACACCGACTGATACATTATTTAATTATATTTATTGCTGCGGTTGCCGGCTTTAGCGCCCTGGGACTGAATTTGAGCAACCTAACGCTTATTGCCGGTGCCTTATCAGTTGGTATCGGTTTCGGTTTACAAAACCTCGTCAGTAATTTCGTTTCGGGTTTAACCATCATGTTTGAAAAAACACTGAAGGTTGGTGACTATATCGAACTTGAAGATGGAACAACTGGTCAAGTAAAGGAAATTAAAACTCGAAGTACCAGAATTAATACTAATGACAATATTGATGTCATTATTCCGAACTCTTATATGGTGACGAACATAGTCACTAACTGGACCCTTAAAGAGTCTACGCGCCGTGTCAGAATTCCATTTGGTGTTGCCTACGGTACTGATAAAGAAATTGTCAGAAAAGCCGCGATTGAAGCAGCTAACAACGTGCAGTACACATTGAAAAATATCCCAGGTAAAGAGCCTGATGTATGGCTAACAGACTTTGGTGACAACAGCGTTAACTTCTTAATGTTGGTCTGGGTGGCTCATTATGGAGTACGCCGTCCCACAAGAATTCAGAGTATCTATATGTGGGAGTTGGATACCGCGCTTAAAAAATACGGTATTGAGATACCTTTCCCACAACGGGATGTCCACCTTAATATTGTTAAAGATGAAGATAAGCATACATTACCCTTACAGTCAGTAACAGGGGAGTCATTGCCACTGGATGATGATGAGAAAACTAAAGGAAGCGAATCAAAAAAATAA
- the serS gene encoding serine--tRNA ligase, whose product MLDPKLLRNDIDAVATNLAKRGFELDIATYQKLEDERKTLQIETQELQSKRNSSSKSIGQAKARGEDIQPLLDEVADLGKKLDEAKDRLSQVMMELDDIQYGIPNLLDDSVPEGKDESDNVEVRRWGKPREFSFEPKDHVEIGENLGGIDFASAAKISASRFVVKKGLVAKLHRALIQLMLDLHSREHGYEEIYVPYMVNSESLMGTGQLPKFEEDLFKAQGKNQDGKQLYMIPTAEVPVTNMVRDEIIEADQLPLKFTAHTPCFRSEAGSYGRDVRGLIRLHQFEKVELVHMTKPDDSMKALDELVGHAEKVLQLLDLPYRVVNLCSGDIGFGATKTYDIEVWLPSQDTYREISSCSNTGDFQARRMQARWRNPETGKPELLHTLNGSGLAVGRTLVAILENYQNEDGTVDIPDVLKPYLN is encoded by the coding sequence ATGCTTGATCCTAAATTATTACGTAATGACATTGACGCTGTAGCGACTAACCTGGCTAAAAGAGGTTTTGAGTTAGATATAGCTACTTATCAGAAACTGGAAGATGAGCGTAAAACTCTACAAATTGAAACTCAAGAGTTACAGAGTAAGCGTAACTCAAGTTCAAAGTCGATCGGACAGGCAAAGGCTCGCGGAGAGGATATCCAACCATTATTAGACGAGGTGGCCGATCTCGGTAAAAAGCTTGATGAGGCGAAAGATCGTCTAAGTCAGGTAATGATGGAGTTGGATGACATCCAGTATGGCATTCCTAACTTGCTCGATGACTCAGTTCCTGAAGGTAAAGATGAAAGCGACAACGTCGAAGTGCGTCGCTGGGGTAAGCCAAGAGAGTTTAGTTTCGAGCCTAAAGATCATGTGGAAATCGGAGAAAACCTTGGTGGCATTGATTTCGCCAGTGCAGCAAAAATCTCAGCCAGCCGTTTTGTTGTAAAAAAAGGACTTGTAGCTAAATTACATAGAGCTTTGATACAGTTAATGTTGGATCTTCATAGTAGAGAACATGGCTATGAAGAAATTTATGTGCCATATATGGTCAACTCTGAGAGCTTGATGGGAACAGGCCAATTGCCAAAGTTTGAGGAAGATTTATTTAAAGCCCAAGGCAAAAACCAGGATGGCAAGCAACTTTATATGATTCCAACCGCAGAAGTTCCGGTTACCAACATGGTACGAGACGAGATTATTGAAGCCGATCAGCTACCGTTAAAATTTACTGCACACACACCATGCTTCCGAAGTGAAGCAGGTTCTTATGGACGTGATGTCCGTGGTCTTATTCGTTTACATCAATTCGAAAAAGTTGAGCTGGTACATATGACTAAGCCTGATGACTCGATGAAGGCACTTGATGAGCTTGTTGGTCACGCAGAAAAAGTTTTACAGTTGTTGGACCTACCATATCGTGTTGTTAATCTATGCTCTGGGGATATTGGTTTTGGAGCCACAAAAACATACGATATTGAAGTTTGGCTACCTAGTCAGGACACTTATCGAGAAATATCCTCCTGCAGCAATACTGGGGACTTTCAGGCAAGACGTATGCAAGCCCGTTGGAGAAACCCAGAGACAGGAAAGCCAGAACTACTTCATACCTTGAATGGTTCTGGGCTGGCAGTGGGGCGTACACTAGTCGCGATTTTGGAAAATTACCAAAATGAAGATGGTACAGTTGATATTCCTGATGTGCTGAAGCCTTACTTAAATTAA
- the crcB gene encoding fluoride efflux transporter CrcB, which translates to MNWAVISAIGIGGAFGAIARFKIRHLSEWLLGEQFLYGTLMANVVGCFIAGFLITYWQNANVSMTLKEGVMIGFLGAFTTFSTFSLETMYLLQQQVWLKAGMNILGNLVLCMLFVFVGAWLGGRMSG; encoded by the coding sequence ATGAACTGGGCGGTAATCAGTGCGATTGGTATCGGTGGTGCATTTGGTGCAATAGCAAGATTTAAAATTAGACATCTTTCGGAATGGCTTTTAGGAGAGCAGTTTCTATACGGGACTCTGATGGCTAATGTGGTAGGTTGTTTCATCGCAGGTTTTTTGATCACATATTGGCAGAATGCTAACGTTTCTATGACGCTTAAAGAAGGAGTCATGATTGGGTTTCTGGGTGCTTTTACCACCTTTTCAACTTTTTCACTGGAAACCATGTATCTCCTGCAACAGCAGGTATGGCTCAAAGCGGGTATGAATATTCTTGGAAATTTAGTACTTTGCATGCTTTTCGTGTTTGTTGGGGCCTGGCTTGGTGGTAGAATGTCCGGCTAA
- a CDS encoding replication-associated recombination protein A, producing the protein MSQQNQLFDDNHVYVPLADRMRPQQLDDYVGQEHLLASGKPLYQAIETQKPFSMIFWGPPGTGKTTLARLIAKTSNAHFITISAVLAGVKDIRAAVEEAKQYQAQGKQTLLFVDEVHRFNKAQQDAFLPYVENGTVTFIGATTENPSFELNNALLSRARVFVLKDLSNQALRQLVKRAINDKDKGLGNLNLTVQEDALDVLVQAADGDGRRLLNFLELASELALAENDENPVINNKVLEETLTQSLRRFDKGGEHFYDQISALHKSVRGSDPDAALYWYCRMLDGGCDPLYVARRVVRMASEDIGNADPRGLTLALNAWDVQERLGSPEGELTIAQAIIYLACAPKSNAVYKAYNQARKDVSNEPTYDVPMHIRNAPTSLMKDLEYGQGYRYDHDQPDAFSAGQTYFPEAKQPESYYRPVDRGLEKKIAQKMQWLKQRTLEASDDK; encoded by the coding sequence ATGAGTCAACAAAACCAACTATTTGACGATAACCATGTCTACGTACCACTAGCTGATAGGATGCGCCCGCAGCAGCTTGACGATTATGTTGGGCAGGAGCACCTGCTAGCTAGTGGTAAGCCATTATACCAGGCCATCGAGACTCAGAAGCCTTTCTCCATGATCTTTTGGGGACCGCCCGGTACAGGTAAAACAACACTGGCAAGACTCATAGCAAAGACCTCTAACGCACACTTCATTACTATTTCTGCGGTTCTGGCCGGCGTTAAAGATATTCGGGCTGCTGTCGAAGAAGCAAAGCAATACCAGGCTCAAGGCAAACAGACACTGCTGTTTGTAGATGAGGTTCATCGTTTCAACAAAGCGCAACAGGATGCTTTTTTGCCTTACGTAGAAAATGGAACCGTAACTTTCATTGGGGCTACAACAGAAAACCCATCCTTTGAGTTGAATAACGCACTTTTATCTCGGGCAAGAGTATTCGTACTCAAGGATTTATCCAATCAAGCTTTACGTCAATTGGTCAAGAGAGCTATAAACGATAAAGACAAAGGGCTGGGAAATTTAAATTTAACTGTTCAGGAAGATGCTCTGGATGTGTTGGTCCAGGCCGCAGATGGCGATGGCCGTCGCCTGTTAAATTTTCTGGAATTGGCTTCTGAGCTCGCGTTAGCAGAAAATGACGAGAATCCAGTTATTAATAATAAAGTTCTTGAAGAAACTCTTACCCAGTCCCTCAGGCGTTTCGACAAAGGGGGAGAGCACTTTTACGATCAAATTTCCGCCTTACATAAGTCGGTAAGGGGTAGTGATCCAGATGCAGCGCTGTACTGGTACTGCCGAATGCTTGATGGAGGCTGTGATCCACTCTACGTGGCACGAAGAGTGGTCCGAATGGCGAGTGAAGATATCGGTAATGCTGATCCAAGGGGATTGACGCTGGCATTAAATGCCTGGGATGTTCAAGAGCGCCTGGGTAGCCCCGAAGGGGAGCTAACTATTGCTCAGGCTATTATATACCTTGCTTGTGCACCTAAAAGTAACGCAGTCTATAAAGCTTATAACCAAGCACGTAAAGACGTCAGTAATGAACCCACTTATGATGTTCCGATGCACATACGCAATGCACCAACAAGTTTAATGAAAGATTTAGAATATGGGCAGGGCTATAGATATGATCATGATCAGCCGGATGCTTTCTCGGCGGGTCAGACTTATTTTCCCGAAGCTAAACAACCTGAAAGCTATTATCGTCCAGTGGATAGAGGACTTGAGAAAAAAATAGCTCAAAAAATGCAGTGGCTGAAACAGCGTACATTAGAAGCAAGTGATGATAAGTGA
- the lolA gene encoding outer membrane lipoprotein chaperone LolA gives MKFLYQQTAKIIVLCFSIIFSSMNAYADAAHKLEDKLSNINSYRANFTQEIRDEFNTVLDSSSGYFELQRPKLFRWVVSDPYEQEIVADGQNLWQFDRDIEQINVSDLDESLETTPAAILTKEKVDIVDNYNVAEVATGKDDITAFQLSSRDEQALFERLLIEFNGDDLVALKVSDNLGQTTIIDFSEINLSPGFDEKHFQFEAPNGVDIIDNRKKVADNAPQEAM, from the coding sequence ATGAAGTTTTTATATCAACAAACAGCAAAAATTATTGTGTTATGTTTTTCTATCATTTTCAGTAGCATGAACGCCTATGCTGACGCAGCTCACAAGCTGGAGGATAAACTGTCCAACATTAACAGTTATAGAGCTAACTTTACCCAGGAAATTCGAGACGAATTTAATACAGTTCTTGACTCATCGTCAGGTTACTTTGAATTGCAGCGTCCAAAACTTTTTCGATGGGTTGTCAGCGATCCATATGAGCAGGAGATCGTAGCAGACGGTCAAAATCTGTGGCAATTCGATCGTGATATAGAACAAATTAATGTGTCAGACTTGGATGAAAGTCTTGAGACGACCCCGGCCGCTATTTTAACTAAAGAGAAAGTGGACATTGTTGATAATTACAATGTCGCGGAAGTCGCTACCGGTAAGGATGATATAACAGCTTTTCAATTGAGCTCTAGAGACGAGCAAGCATTATTTGAGCGGTTACTGATTGAGTTCAACGGTGACGATCTGGTGGCATTGAAGGTTAGTGATAATCTGGGACAAACTACGATTATCGACTTCTCCGAAATAAACCTGTCGCCCGGTTTTGATGAAAAGCACTTCCAGTTTGAAGCACCTAACGGGGTTGATATTATTGATAATCGTAAAAAAGTGGCGGACAATGCTCCACAAGAAGCGATGTAA
- a CDS encoding DNA translocase FtsK — protein MSKTKTKQAATKKKDTQLDSKAILRKRLSEGGMIILVTIALFLLLALLSYNPNDPGSFTNGSGAPVQNAAGTGGAWFADFFLHLFGYLAYLIPVVVAYFGYLLYSERTEEHQHPKSFWLIKSLGLLMAIVAGAGLLYQHFGDRCISGIQACHQQSEIVYFSGGILGKAIIGMMIGTLGLYGTTLILLALFLSGVTLFTGISWLKIMDSVGTWTIDSINKVVYWYQSFKERKKEEKEVKQVVVKRKEAIKQDKVKRESKKPVKIEPKVTSIPPSPKVEKKTRQKPLFEGAGEGPLPRMELLDEPEPPKNHYSEESLEAMSRLVEIKLKDFNVDAQVMEVHPGPVITRFELELAPGVKVSKISNLAKDLARSLSTISVRVVEVIPGKTYIGIEIPNESREIVRLREVLACDEFEKSKSPLSMALGKDIAGRPVVVNMAKMPHLLVAGTTGSGKSVGVNAMIISMLYKSSPEDLRMIMIDPKMLELSVYEGIPHLLCEVVTDMKDAANALRWSVGEMERRYRLMSALGVRNLSGFNKKVTDAIKAGEPIKDPLWQPTDGLEEEPPILEKLPSIVIVIDELADMMMIVGKKVEELIARIAQKARAAGIHLILATQRPSVDVITGLIKANIPSRIGFQVSSKIDSRTVLDQTGAEQLLGMGDMLYLPGGSNIPTRVHGAFVDDDEVHRVVEDWKQRGEPDYIEEVISGTSEVPVPGMPGMDGGDSEQDELFDQAVAIVTETRRASISGIQRRLKIGYNRAARMVEAMEAAGIVSEMGSNGAREVLAPPPPKD, from the coding sequence TTGAGCAAAACTAAAACAAAACAGGCTGCAACCAAAAAGAAAGATACCCAGTTAGACTCTAAAGCAATTTTGCGTAAGCGTTTAAGCGAAGGCGGAATGATTATTCTTGTCACGATTGCTCTGTTTCTTCTTTTGGCGTTGTTAAGTTATAACCCCAATGACCCGGGCTCGTTCACTAACGGTAGTGGCGCGCCTGTGCAAAATGCTGCGGGTACCGGGGGAGCATGGTTTGCAGACTTTTTCCTACACTTATTTGGGTATCTGGCTTATCTGATTCCTGTCGTTGTCGCCTATTTTGGATACCTTCTTTATAGCGAGAGAACTGAAGAGCATCAGCATCCTAAAAGTTTCTGGCTAATTAAAAGTCTTGGTCTTTTAATGGCGATTGTTGCCGGTGCCGGCCTCCTGTATCAACATTTCGGTGATCGTTGTATCAGCGGGATTCAAGCGTGTCATCAGCAGTCCGAAATAGTTTACTTTTCTGGTGGAATACTGGGTAAGGCAATTATTGGGATGATGATAGGTACTCTAGGATTATATGGCACTACCCTTATTTTACTGGCTTTATTTTTATCAGGCGTAACCTTATTTACTGGTATTTCATGGTTAAAGATTATGGACTCTGTGGGGACCTGGACAATTGATAGTATCAATAAAGTTGTTTACTGGTATCAATCATTTAAGGAACGTAAAAAAGAAGAAAAGGAAGTTAAACAAGTCGTTGTAAAGCGTAAAGAAGCGATAAAACAAGATAAGGTTAAACGGGAAAGCAAAAAGCCAGTAAAAATTGAACCTAAAGTAACTTCAATTCCGCCGAGCCCCAAAGTTGAAAAGAAAACACGGCAAAAGCCTTTGTTCGAAGGGGCAGGTGAGGGGCCTTTGCCACGTATGGAGTTACTTGATGAACCAGAGCCTCCAAAGAACCATTATTCTGAGGAGTCACTTGAGGCAATGTCGAGGCTGGTTGAAATCAAATTGAAAGACTTTAATGTGGATGCTCAGGTGATGGAAGTTCATCCAGGGCCCGTCATTACTCGATTTGAACTGGAGTTAGCCCCGGGAGTCAAGGTCAGTAAAATCTCTAACCTGGCAAAAGACTTAGCTCGCTCATTATCAACTATTTCAGTTCGCGTGGTAGAAGTTATTCCCGGTAAAACTTATATCGGCATTGAAATACCAAACGAGTCACGTGAAATTGTTCGTTTGAGAGAGGTTCTGGCTTGTGATGAATTTGAAAAGTCCAAGTCCCCTCTAAGTATGGCCTTAGGTAAGGATATTGCTGGGCGTCCGGTAGTGGTTAACATGGCTAAAATGCCTCACTTATTGGTGGCTGGTACGACTGGGTCCGGTAAGTCGGTTGGTGTTAATGCCATGATCATCAGTATGCTATATAAGTCTTCCCCTGAAGATCTTCGTATGATCATGATCGATCCCAAAATGCTTGAGCTGAGTGTTTACGAGGGGATCCCACATCTTCTTTGTGAAGTGGTGACGGATATGAAAGACGCTGCCAATGCACTACGCTGGTCGGTCGGTGAAATGGAACGTCGTTACCGCTTAATGTCCGCTTTAGGAGTAAGAAATTTGTCGGGCTTTAATAAAAAAGTTACCGATGCTATTAAGGCTGGTGAGCCGATCAAAGATCCTTTATGGCAGCCGACCGATGGACTTGAAGAGGAGCCACCAATTCTGGAAAAACTGCCTTCCATAGTCATTGTTATTGATGAGCTTGCGGACATGATGATGATTGTCGGCAAGAAAGTTGAAGAGCTTATCGCTCGAATTGCACAAAAAGCTCGTGCTGCAGGAATCCATTTGATTTTGGCGACACAAAGACCTTCTGTTGATGTTATTACCGGCTTAATTAAGGCAAACATCCCTTCGCGTATAGGATTCCAGGTTTCATCAAAAATAGATTCTAGAACCGTTTTAGATCAAACGGGTGCTGAACAGCTACTGGGTATGGGTGATATGCTTTACTTGCCTGGCGGCAGTAATATCCCAACCCGTGTACACGGGGCTTTTGTCGATGATGATGAAGTACATCGTGTGGTTGAAGACTGGAAGCAGAGAGGGGAGCCTGATTATATCGAAGAGGTAATCAGTGGAACCAGCGAAGTTCCTGTTCCTGGTATGCCTGGAATGGATGGTGGTGACAGCGAGCAGGATGAGCTTTTTGATCAGGCCGTAGCTATCGTCACCGAGACCCGTCGCGCGTCTATTTCGGGTATCCAACGTCGTCTTAAAATTGGCTACAACCGCGCTGCAAGAATGGTAGAGGCCATGGAGGCTGCTGGTATTGTATCGGAAATGGGCAGTAATGGAGCAAGAGAAGTATTAGCACCACCACCACCTAAAGATTAA
- the lrp gene encoding leucine-responsive transcriptional regulator Lrp, giving the protein MKVKSASKQILDRIDRRILRELQSNGRISNVELAKVVGLSATPCLERVRRLENDGFIEGYLAKLNPKKLSASLLVFIEIRLLHTSPNVFTEFNQAVATIQEILECHLVSGEFDYLLKARVGDMQEYRKLLGDTLLTLPGVSASRSYMVMEEVKETSILPVSDKQGTD; this is encoded by the coding sequence GTGAAAGTAAAAAGTGCGAGCAAACAAATTTTGGACCGTATTGATCGCCGGATTCTTCGTGAATTGCAGTCAAATGGTCGGATCTCTAACGTTGAATTAGCTAAAGTTGTGGGCTTAAGTGCCACCCCCTGCCTTGAGCGGGTCAGACGTTTGGAGAATGATGGTTTTATTGAGGGGTACTTAGCCAAGCTGAACCCTAAGAAATTATCAGCTTCGCTATTGGTTTTTATTGAAATTCGTTTATTACACACCTCACCTAATGTATTTACAGAATTCAACCAGGCAGTTGCTACAATCCAAGAAATATTGGAATGTCATCTGGTGTCAGGAGAGTTTGATTATTTATTGAAGGCTAGGGTGGGTGACATGCAGGAATACCGGAAGTTACTTGGGGATACACTTTTAACATTACCTGGTGTCAGCGCATCTCGCTCTTACATGGTAATGGAGGAGGTCAAGGAAACCAGTATCCTGCCAGTATCAGACAAACAGGGGACGGATTAG
- the ald gene encoding alanine dehydrogenase has translation MLIGVPKEIKNHEYRAGMVPGSVREVIAHGHEVIVETNAGAGIGFTDEDYIAAGATILDTAEEIFAKAEMIVKVKEPLAEERKRLREDQILFTYLHLAPDMPQTQDLVNSGAICIAYETVTGRQGGLPLLAPMSEVAGRMSIQAGAQCLEKSRGGLGMLLGGVPGVSPAKCVVIGGGVVGSNAIRMAVGLGARVVVLDRNVDVLRRINAEFGSRVETVFSSQESLEQEVTSADLVIGGVLIPGAAAPKLVTEEMVKQMKPGAVLVDVAIDQGGCFETSHATTHAEPTFIKQDVVHYCVANMPGAVPRTSTFALNNVTLPFILNIANKGYKEALAKDPHLLNGLNVYKGQVTERSVAENLGFEYVDPKAALDISYDTL, from the coding sequence ATGTTGATCGGTGTACCTAAAGAAATAAAGAATCATGAGTACCGTGCAGGTATGGTCCCAGGCAGTGTTCGCGAAGTAATCGCACACGGTCATGAGGTTATTGTTGAAACTAATGCCGGCGCTGGTATTGGCTTCACTGATGAAGATTATATCGCAGCGGGCGCCACTATTCTGGATACTGCGGAAGAAATATTCGCAAAAGCCGAGATGATTGTTAAAGTTAAAGAACCTCTGGCTGAAGAGCGAAAGCGTTTACGCGAAGACCAGATCTTATTTACTTACCTACATCTTGCTCCAGATATGCCGCAAACCCAGGATTTGGTTAATTCAGGTGCTATCTGTATCGCCTATGAAACTGTAACTGGCCGTCAGGGTGGCCTACCCCTACTGGCACCGATGTCAGAGGTTGCTGGCCGTATGTCGATTCAGGCAGGTGCTCAGTGTCTGGAAAAGTCTCGCGGCGGTCTAGGTATGTTATTAGGCGGGGTTCCAGGTGTATCTCCAGCTAAGTGTGTTGTTATTGGCGGCGGTGTTGTTGGAAGCAACGCTATCAGAATGGCTGTTGGACTTGGTGCTCGTGTTGTCGTACTTGATCGTAATGTCGATGTCTTACGTCGCATTAATGCAGAGTTTGGCTCAAGGGTAGAAACCGTTTTTTCTAGCCAAGAATCTTTAGAGCAGGAAGTTACCAGTGCGGACCTAGTCATTGGTGGTGTGTTAATTCCAGGCGCTGCAGCTCCAAAGCTTGTTACTGAAGAGATGGTCAAACAAATGAAACCAGGCGCAGTTCTCGTTGACGTAGCAATTGACCAGGGTGGTTGCTTTGAAACGTCACATGCAACAACTCATGCTGAACCAACTTTCATCAAACAAGATGTGGTTCACTACTGCGTTGCTAACATGCCGGGCGCAGTACCACGTACGTCAACCTTTGCACTGAACAACGTCACGTTGCCTTTCATTCTGAATATTGCCAACAAGGGTTACAAAGAAGCCTTGGCAAAAGACCCGCACCTTTTGAATGGTCTAAATGTTTATAAAGGTCAGGTTACAGAGCGCTCTGTGGCAGAAAACCTTGGGTTTGAATACGTTGACCCTAAAGCCGCACTGGATATCAGTTACGATACGCTATAA
- a CDS encoding cold-shock protein, which yields MSKITGTVKWFNESKGFGFIEQEAGEDVFVHYRAIQGDGFKTLAEGQQVEFDIEQGPKGAQAANVTKV from the coding sequence ATGTCTAAAATCACTGGTACAGTTAAGTGGTTCAACGAATCAAAAGGTTTTGGTTTCATCGAGCAAGAAGCGGGCGAAGACGTGTTTGTACACTACCGCGCGATTCAAGGTGACGGTTTCAAAACTTTAGCAGAAGGCCAACAGGTTGAGTTCGACATCGAGCAAGGCCCTAAAGGCGCGCAAGCTGCTAACGTTACTAAAGTATAA